AAGACCCAAAGGAATAGGGCACACCAAACCCCCATGCCAAAGACCCAGAGAGTGAGAACCGCTGCCATGTAAACAGGAGCCTTGTGGAGAGGAGGCAGCCCTACTCCACGGGGGGGCAGGTCCACGGGTGAGGGGGTGACTGGCAGGATGGAAGGCCAGCCACCTGCCCTGGAAGATGGACGGGCAGCTGTCTTTGAAAAGTGCTTTGATTCAAAACTACTGTTGTGTGCTTGATTACAGGACTAATTATCCCAGAAATTGAAGGGGGTGAGGGGGTAGGGGAAAggacagaaaagaacaaaaacaaaaagcccagGGAGCTCTGGACCAAGCTCTAGCCTCTTTAGGGCGAGGGCTTTGGGGCCAGCAAAGTTCACTCCCTCTTCCCATCATCTGTCCTTCCTCGGCTAAGCCAGGATGAGGTCGGAGATGGAGACGTGGTGACTCTGGGAGTGTCCATTTTTCtgtaaaaaggcaaaagaaaactgCCTAACTTGGTGGGGAAAGGTGCCCTCACCAGGTTTGCATAAATATCAAAGGCCGTGGAGGCTAAGGCTGAATTCTTCCTTTGTATTAAGTTAAGTATCTGTCCAGTTCTCCCCATGTTCTCATACTTCGACCTGCCCAGGTCCCTGAGAGATTGTGTTCTTAGGATGGGTCAGTAGTACCAGCGCTGCTCCCTCAGGTCAGACCAGCTCATTCTGCTTTTCTGTGGAAAGGAGAGGGAGTGACCTGTTAGTGGAGGGAAGGTCCATGGGTCTAAACAGCCCAGCGATATGCCCCAGACAATGAGGATGGTCAAGAAAGGCCCTGGCctactgaagcagacagaagttatgtGACGTACCCCTggtcacactgctactaagtgtctgaggccacattcaaacccgggtctttctgactccagatctagcactctatccacttcaccacctagctgccaatggCATCCCCAAGGCCAAATGGCATTGTCAGAGATGTGGTAGAGAAACGTTTAGCCcaggtctagatgacctctgaggtcccttcttagCTCCAAGCTGCTGTGACTCTttatccttcccccctccccaagatgtctcTGTATCCTCTGGCTCACATCACCTCTGCCCCATTCTGGGACCCTGAGGAGCTGGGAGTAAAGACACTCACACCCTTCAAGGGTTCATTTGGTGTCAAGTCAGTTTTCTCATGACTCCCCAGGTCTCCTGGAAACACCCAGGcctgaaagagcactggactccCCAAACCCCAAGTTCGACAAGTGCTAGCTGATCAGGAGCAAACAGCCAACATCAGAGCCTCCACTGGAAACCAGTGATGATACTCCCTGCACGACCCTTATCAGGAAGATGCTTCTACACCTCAAAGTGCTTACAAAATGAATGGGGAGCTGCTGTCACTAGGATGTAACCTTGTGGAGGGAGCCCCCGTCTGCCTCCTCATGACTGGCTCAGCAAGGAAGGAGCCCTTGGCGTAGCCCCCAGGCCCAGCCCACCGCCCCAGGTACCTGAGGCAGCAGGACTCAGAGGCTGTGGCTCCAGGCCCGCCAACTGCACAGTGCCTCCATTCTCCGCTAGCTCTCGCTTAGTCCTGTCCTCAAGGTGGGAATGCCCATTGGCAGGGGAGGCTGATGGGCTCTCGGCCTGCTTGATGCCAGGAGAACCAGATGGAGGAACCCCCACTGATGGCTTCCGGGCCACAGGCGGGGCAGACTTGCTGGGTTTTCTCTGGGCCTGTGGCCCCCGATGCCCAGAGAGGGTCCGAAGTTCTGCCACCAGGTTCCGCTGCAGGTCAGCCTGGGCCTCAGGAGAGACAGGCCGTTCCAGCTGCAGCTTCTTGGCACCCTTGGAGAAGATGAAGCTGGCGGTGGAGGCAGGGGACTGTGGCCGTGGTGACATGGCCTCTGGCTCAGGCGGGCCATTGGATCGAGGACCAAGGGGGCCTTCAGTGGAGGCCAAGCTCGAAACCTTGAGGCGCATGGCAGCATGAAGCCCAGAGGAGGGCCCAGGTGCCTGGCCACCCCGCACGGATAGTGCCTTCCGCAGTGGTTTCTGTGGAGCAGGGGCAGGGGAAGCTGGGACCTGGGAGGCCGGCAGAGCTGGGGGAGCAACAGAGCGCAGCCGCACCATCTGCAACAGGGAAGGTGTGACAATAGGGAGACTGGCATCTTCCTTGGGTACAGGGATGCTCTTACTGCGTCCCAAGGGCTCCTTGGATGGCTCTGGGGGCTTCCCAGAACTAGGCTGAAGGCCTGAGGCTGGCAAAGGTGGGGGATTAGGTGGGGACCCAGGTGTAGACAGGGACTTGGACTCAGGTTGGCTTCGTGAGGAGACAGTGGCCAAGAAGGAGCTCGAGGTCTGTGTCTCAGGCATGGCCACAGACTGAGGAAGAGACTCCAGAGGAGCAGAAGAGTCCTGGACTGGAGCAACAGGCTCAGCTGGGGCAGGGGTTGGGGCTGGAGACTCTGGCCTAGCAGGCAAGAAGAAGGCCTCATCTGGTGGAGGGAAATCAGCCATAGACAGGTCTTGTTcctctggggcagggggagggggcgggggccaGCTGGGGTCCTGTGGGGCCTCCACATCAGAATTCAGGGGTGCCGAGGCTGCGGCCTGGGCAACTGCCTCCACTTTCTTACTAGGCGGTGGGGGTGGGTGGTAAGATGGGGGAGGTGAAGGGGGAGGAGATCCCTCCTTGGGTGGTGTAGAAGATTCCCGAGTAGATTTCACTGGGGTCACTGACCCCTGGATAGGAGAAGCAGAATTAAGAACGGGGCTATGAGTAGGAGTAGGAGCAGGTGTAGGTGTAGGTGCAGGTGCAGGTGTAGGTGCAGGTGTAGGTGCAGGTGTAGGTGCAGGTGCAGGTGTAGGTGCAGGTGCAGGTGCAGGTGTAGTTGGAGTTGGGATCTTGGGTTTCGAGGGTGGTGGAGAGAAAGGGGCTGGGACTTtagggtgagggggaatgacaAACCTGTCAGCTGGGTTGGTTGGGGGCAAGGTCGCATCCAGAGACTGCACAGGGACAGCCTTATCTATAAGAGCTGGGTCACAGGATGAAACAGAAGAACAGAGGGAGGTGAGTGAGGAAGACACAGAGGCCCCAGGGGACCTCAGGGAGCACACTCGCTCAGGCTTTAGAGGCCTTGGTGACGGCTTGCCTGGGGAGGCAGGGGGCCCCATCAGCCCCTTAGGAGGCAATGTTGGGGTGCCACTTTGGCTGGAATAGCCACTAGATGGTGAAAGTGTGCGCTCAGGGGAGCCCACTAGGCGCTGGGAGGTGCTGGGAGACAGAGCTGGGACCTGGGCTCCAGGTGCCACCTCCTCAGGCTCTCCAGCAGCAGGGAGCTGTGGCTGCTTTTGTTCTGGCTTGGGGGGCAGCCCAGGAGCCCCATCAGCTGAGCCCCGCTGGTGAAGGGAGTAGGTCCGGCGAGGGGGTGCCGGTGCCCGTTTAAGCTTCCTCAGAGACACGCTCCTGACAGATGAGTGCCCGCTCTGAATGCTGGCGGTATCTGACCCATCAGCCCTGCTGCTACCCACACTGGGTGAAGCCTGCCCACTGCCCGTGGCCGTGGAAACCCCACTACCCGCTGTACTTCGGGGGCTGCCTCGACTGGTGGCACACCCCTCCTCACGTGCTGGCAGCCCATCAACTCGGTCTTCCGAGCCCCCTTGTGATGACAGCGTTGATCCGTCTGACACAATTGTTTCTGTGGACTGTGAGTGGCTCCAGTTGTCACTGGAAGAGGAAGCATGGCGGCTTCGGGGTcggcaggaagaagaggaggagaagcgCCCCAGGGAGCGAACAGAGGCTGGGCTGGCTGACATGAGGCTGCAGCGGCTCAGGGTGCGGAGGCTGCAGCGGCTCAGGGCTACCACATCCACCGTTGGTGGCAAGACTGCATTTGGGATGATCTTGGAGAGGTAGGTGGCCTGGGGTGAGATGGACATGGCTGGGCTCAGGGGCTCTGGGGATCCTGCGCCACCAGTCATCCCTGGCACAGCTAGTGACTTGGGTCGGACCAGGGGGGA
This Trichosurus vulpecula isolate mTriVul1 chromosome 2, mTriVul1.pri, whole genome shotgun sequence DNA region includes the following protein-coding sequences:
- the KIAA1522 gene encoding uncharacterized protein KIAA1522 homolog isoform X1, with product MAARAASAAPAAEEPSGQGQGQGQGQAGVPRKKKSRGGLRRAFSWLRGKRRKKKGPQGGEGAEPPPKGKKSEEKARKGRGKGRGSSKADNKQPSSDDHQDNVFFPSSRPPHLEELHFQAQEGLRSLQHQEKQKQNKDCWDHGDSQSLKSSQMGTEDEDSVSFCSQSTTSTMESSAAEDALSIRSEMIQRKGSTFRPHDSFPSKSGKSGRRRRERRSTVLGLPQHVQKELGLRNGHDVPGMPRPPARLTNGHGAGGGVVHIPTVDGQPAVPGSSVPGVRVSLVALEAGSGDEAALQRHIDRVYHDDSLVGRRTGARLSPLVRPKSLAVPGMTGGAGSPEPLSPAMSISPQATYLSKIIPNAVLPPTVDVVALSRCSLRTLSRCSLMSASPASVRSLGRFSSSSSCRPRSRHASSSSDNWSHSQSTETIVSDGSTLSSQGGSEDRVDGLPAREEGCATSRGSPRSTAGSGVSTATGSGQASPSVGSSRADGSDTASIQSGHSSVRSVSLRKLKRAPAPPRRTYSLHQRGSADGAPGLPPKPEQKQPQLPAAGEPEEVAPGAQVPALSPSTSQRLVGSPERTLSPSSGYSSQSGTPTLPPKGLMGPPASPGKPSPRPLKPERVCSLRSPGASVSSSLTSLCSSVSSCDPALIDKAVPVQSLDATLPPTNPADRFVIPPHPKVPAPFSPPPSKPKIPTPTTPAPAPAPTPAPAPTPAPTPAPTPAPAPTPTPAPTPTHSPVLNSASPIQGSVTPVKSTRESSTPPKEGSPPPSPPPSYHPPPPPSKKVEAVAQAAASAPLNSDVEAPQDPSWPPPPPPAPEEQDLSMADFPPPDEAFFLPARPESPAPTPAPAEPVAPVQDSSAPLESLPQSVAMPETQTSSSFLATVSSRSQPESKSLSTPGSPPNPPPLPASGLQPSSGKPPEPSKEPLGRSKSIPVPKEDASLPIVTPSLLQMVRLRSVAPPALPASQVPASPAPAPQKPLRKALSVRGGQAPGPSSGLHAAMRLKVSSLASTEGPLGPRSNGPPEPEAMSPRPQSPASTASFIFSKGAKKLQLERPVSPEAQADLQRNLVAELRTLSGHRGPQAQRKPSKSAPPVARKPSVGVPPSGSPGIKQAESPSASPANGHSHLEDRTKRELAENGGTVQLAGLEPQPLSPAASEKQNELV
- the KIAA1522 gene encoding uncharacterized protein KIAA1522 homolog isoform X2, with product MVVFMGRHLPSLLGLFKKRGSSKADNKQPSSDDHQDNVFFPSSRPPHLEELHFQAQEGLRSLQHQEKQKQNKDCWDHGDSQSLKSSQMGTEDEDSVSFCSQSTTSTMESSAAEDALSIRSEMIQRKGSTFRPHDSFPSKSGKSGRRRRERRSTVLGLPQHVQKELGLRNGHDVPGMPRPPARLTNGHGAGGGVVHIPTVDGQPAVPGSSVPGVRVSLVALEAGSGDEAALQRHIDRVYHDDSLVGRRTGARLSPLVRPKSLAVPGMTGGAGSPEPLSPAMSISPQATYLSKIIPNAVLPPTVDVVALSRCSLRTLSRCSLMSASPASVRSLGRFSSSSSCRPRSRHASSSSDNWSHSQSTETIVSDGSTLSSQGGSEDRVDGLPAREEGCATSRGSPRSTAGSGVSTATGSGQASPSVGSSRADGSDTASIQSGHSSVRSVSLRKLKRAPAPPRRTYSLHQRGSADGAPGLPPKPEQKQPQLPAAGEPEEVAPGAQVPALSPSTSQRLVGSPERTLSPSSGYSSQSGTPTLPPKGLMGPPASPGKPSPRPLKPERVCSLRSPGASVSSSLTSLCSSVSSCDPALIDKAVPVQSLDATLPPTNPADRFVIPPHPKVPAPFSPPPSKPKIPTPTTPAPAPAPTPAPAPTPAPTPAPTPAPAPTPTPAPTPTHSPVLNSASPIQGSVTPVKSTRESSTPPKEGSPPPSPPPSYHPPPPPSKKVEAVAQAAASAPLNSDVEAPQDPSWPPPPPPAPEEQDLSMADFPPPDEAFFLPARPESPAPTPAPAEPVAPVQDSSAPLESLPQSVAMPETQTSSSFLATVSSRSQPESKSLSTPGSPPNPPPLPASGLQPSSGKPPEPSKEPLGRSKSIPVPKEDASLPIVTPSLLQMVRLRSVAPPALPASQVPASPAPAPQKPLRKALSVRGGQAPGPSSGLHAAMRLKVSSLASTEGPLGPRSNGPPEPEAMSPRPQSPASTASFIFSKGAKKLQLERPVSPEAQADLQRNLVAELRTLSGHRGPQAQRKPSKSAPPVARKPSVGVPPSGSPGIKQAESPSASPANGHSHLEDRTKRELAENGGTVQLAGLEPQPLSPAASEKQNELV